One Eretmochelys imbricata isolate rEreImb1 chromosome 22, rEreImb1.hap1, whole genome shotgun sequence DNA window includes the following coding sequences:
- the C1QTNF5 gene encoding complement C1q tumor necrosis factor-related protein 5 encodes MKQLLFLFGLIASSIQIEDNKIPSLCSGQPGIPGTPGSHGSQGLPGRDGRDGRDGVAGTQGEKGEIGQPGVPGPRGDSGSPGMNGLTGEKGAQGECAVAPRSAFTAKRSESRSPPLADQPIRFDVVLINEQGHYDADTGKFTCEIPSVYYFAVHATVYRTSLQFDIMKNGHSVASFFQFYGNWPKPTSLSGGALVRLEPEDEVWVQVGVGDYFGFYSSIKTDSTFTGFLVYTYWQNSAVFA; translated from the exons ATGAAGCAGCTCCTCTTCCTCTTCGGGCTGATCGCCAGTTCCATCCAGATTGAGGACAACAAGATCCCGAGCCTGTGCTCTGGGCAGCCCGGCATCCCAGGCACGCCCGGCAGCCATGGAAGCCAGGGTCTTCCAGGCAGAGATGGACGTGACGGCCGGGACGGAGTGGCTGGGAcgcagggagagaagggagagaTCGGGCAACCCG GAGTCCCAGGTCCCCGAGGGGACAGCGGCAGCCCCGGCATGAATGGTCTgactggggagaagggggctcagggggAGTGCGCGGTGGCTCCCCGCTCAGCCTTCACCGCCAAGCGCTCAGAGTCACGCAGCCCACCCCTGGCGGACCAGCCCATCCGCTTCGACGTGGTGCTGATCAATGAGCAGGGCCACTATGACGCGGACACGGGCAAGTTCACCTGTGAGATCCCCAGCGTCTACTACTTCGCTGTCCACGCCACCGTGTACCGCACCAGCCTGCAGTTTGACATCATGAAGAACGGCCATTCGGTGGCCTCCTTCTTCCAGTTCTACGGCAACTGGCCCAAGCCCACGTCACTGTCAGGCGGCGCCCTGGTGCGCCTGGAGCCGGAGGACGAGGTGTGGGTTCAGGTCGGGGTGGGTGACTACTTCGGCTTCTACTCCAGCATCAAGACGGACAGCACCTTCACCGGCTTCCTGGTGTACACCTACTGGCAGAACTCAGCTGTCTTCGCCTGA